From a single Micromonospora sp. WMMD1102 genomic region:
- a CDS encoding carbohydrate ABC transporter permease, which yields MTTLIHHEPLRVAAPAPRRRRIGGVAATSHALLGIWSVLVIVPFLWTVMSSFKSSREILESPFSLPSEWRFDNYVAAWTDAGIGRYFLNTVVVVGAALVVVMTLGAMCSYVLARFRFPGNRLIYNVILASMAFPLFLAIVPLFFILQNIGLLHTLPGLILTYAALALPFTVFFLYSFFKALPDEIYEAAQIDGAGEWRTFIRVMLPMAQPGLASVAIFNFLGLWNQFLLPVVLNSDRDNYLLTQGMAVFASKAGYAVDFGALFAAVVMTVIPVLVVYMIFQRRLEGSVSQGTFR from the coding sequence ATGACCACGCTTATCCACCACGAGCCGCTCCGGGTCGCTGCGCCAGCCCCACGCCGGCGGCGGATAGGCGGCGTCGCCGCGACCTCGCACGCGCTTCTGGGCATCTGGTCCGTACTGGTCATCGTCCCATTTTTGTGGACGGTCATGTCGTCCTTCAAGTCCTCGCGCGAGATTCTCGAATCGCCCTTCTCACTGCCGAGCGAGTGGCGCTTCGACAACTACGTGGCGGCCTGGACCGACGCCGGCATCGGGCGCTATTTCCTGAACACCGTCGTCGTGGTGGGTGCCGCGCTCGTGGTCGTCATGACGCTCGGCGCGATGTGCTCCTACGTGCTGGCCCGGTTCCGCTTTCCGGGCAACCGGCTCATCTACAACGTAATCCTCGCCTCGATGGCCTTCCCGCTGTTCCTGGCGATCGTGCCGCTCTTCTTCATCCTGCAGAACATCGGCCTGCTCCACACGCTGCCGGGCCTGATCCTGACGTACGCCGCGCTCGCCCTGCCGTTCACAGTGTTCTTCCTGTACTCGTTCTTCAAGGCGTTGCCAGACGAGATTTACGAGGCGGCGCAGATCGACGGCGCGGGGGAGTGGCGCACGTTTATCCGGGTGATGCTTCCCATGGCACAGCCCGGCCTGGCCTCGGTGGCCATCTTCAACTTCCTCGGCCTATGGAACCAGTTCCTGCTACCGGTCGTCCTCAACAGCGACCGGGACAACTACCTGCTGACACAGGGCATGGCGGTGTTCGCGTCGAAGGCAGGTTACGCGGTCGACTTCGGCGCCTTGTTTGCCGCGGTCGTGATGACCGTGATTCCCGTACTCGTCGTCTACATGATCTTCCAACGGAGACTGGAGGGATCAGTGTCGCAGGGCACATTCCGCTGA
- the rhmD gene encoding L-rhamnonate dehydratase, protein MTTHVRRIRQVRAYTLRGRGADYHDQDRGHWIDDHIATPMARYPEYRGSRQSYGINVLGTLVVEVEADDGTIGFGVTTGGDVGAWIVERHLARLVEGQRVTDIEKIWDQMYLSTVHYGRKGVVLNTISGVDLALWDLLGQLRQEPVYHLLGGAVRDELICYATGPRPDLAQQMGFIGGKLPLRHGPAEGEEGIRSNLDLLACMRQRVSDDFWLMWDCWMSLDLDYAVRLAHRADEIGLRWIEEPLLPDDYWGHGELRRRMPDRVLLTAGEHEATRWGFRLLLEIGRVDIVQPDVGWCGGITELLRIAALADSHGKAVVPHGSSVYSYHFVISRTNSPFTEFLMMHPAGTEVVPMLHPLLEDEPVPHQGRLKVPDRPGFGVRLNRQLPLIRPYEHPS, encoded by the coding sequence ATGACCACGCACGTCAGGCGGATCCGGCAGGTGCGGGCGTACACCCTGCGCGGCCGGGGTGCGGACTACCACGACCAGGACAGGGGTCACTGGATCGACGACCACATCGCAACACCGATGGCCCGGTATCCGGAATACCGGGGCAGCCGGCAGTCGTACGGCATCAACGTGCTCGGCACGCTGGTCGTGGAGGTGGAAGCGGACGACGGCACCATCGGATTCGGGGTCACCACAGGCGGCGATGTCGGCGCCTGGATCGTGGAGCGACACCTCGCCCGGCTGGTCGAAGGACAGCGGGTCACGGACATCGAAAAGATCTGGGACCAGATGTACCTCTCGACCGTCCACTACGGGCGCAAGGGCGTGGTGCTCAACACGATCAGCGGGGTCGACCTCGCTCTGTGGGACCTGCTCGGTCAACTCCGGCAGGAGCCGGTGTACCACCTGCTCGGCGGCGCGGTCCGCGACGAGCTGATCTGCTATGCCACGGGCCCCCGGCCCGATCTGGCGCAACAGATGGGCTTTATCGGTGGCAAGCTGCCGCTGCGGCACGGGCCGGCGGAAGGCGAGGAAGGCATTCGGTCCAACCTGGACCTCTTGGCATGCATGCGGCAGCGGGTGAGCGACGACTTCTGGCTGATGTGGGACTGCTGGATGTCGCTCGACCTGGACTACGCGGTTCGGTTGGCTCACCGCGCGGACGAGATCGGACTGCGCTGGATCGAGGAGCCCCTGCTACCGGACGACTACTGGGGCCATGGCGAGCTGCGCCGACGGATGCCCGACCGGGTACTGCTCACCGCGGGGGAGCACGAGGCGACCAGGTGGGGGTTCCGGCTGCTTCTGGAGATTGGCCGGGTCGACATCGTTCAGCCTGACGTCGGCTGGTGCGGTGGCATCACCGAGCTGCTGCGGATCGCCGCGCTGGCCGACAGCCACGGCAAGGCCGTGGTGCCGCACGGATCGAGCGTCTACTCGTATCATTTCGTGATCAGCCGCACCAACAGCCCGTTCACGGAGTTCCTCATGATGCATCCGGCGGGTACCGAGGTCGTTCCCATGCTCCACCCCTTGCTCGAAGACGAGCCGGTGCCGCACCAGGGCCGGTTGAAGGTGCCAGACCGACCGGGATTCGGCGTGCGCCTCAATCGGCAGCTGCCACTGATACGGCCTTACGAACACCCCTCATGA
- a CDS encoding SCP2 sterol-binding domain-containing protein yields MDEFFETLGRQRHPLLRKVDAMVRFDLVSAERTDHRTVKMRDGSVVVTWDRGAADCIVRTDRSILGRVVAGDETLIAPLLRGVLTAEGDLEVFFLAGRLFSGRGAPSGVAPDDESPSR; encoded by the coding sequence GTGGACGAGTTTTTCGAGACCCTGGGCCGGCAACGACATCCGCTCTTGCGCAAGGTCGACGCGATGGTGCGCTTTGATCTGGTGTCCGCGGAGCGGACAGATCACCGGACCGTGAAGATGCGGGACGGGAGCGTCGTTGTCACCTGGGATCGTGGTGCGGCCGATTGCATAGTCAGGACCGACCGGTCGATCCTCGGTCGAGTCGTCGCCGGCGATGAGACTCTGATCGCTCCGCTGCTGCGGGGGGTCCTGACGGCGGAGGGAGACCTGGAGGTCTTCTTCCTGGCGGGCCGTCTGTTCTCTGGCCGCGGTGCGCCGTCAGGAGTCGCGCCAGACGATGAAAGTCCTTCCCGGTGA
- a CDS encoding BadF/BadG/BcrA/BcrD ATPase family protein: MPELLAVDAGGTSTRSVVVTTEGHCIGYARAGSGNPTAAGPDHAAASVAASATAAIAAAGVPAEKIAGAVLAVAGVSPQIGVRAFSAALKARGIIATPVFESDLLATFFSGTYRDAGYALVAGTGAAAVRVERGSIVATADGLGWLLGDSGSGFYIGHRVARAAMADLDNRGPATDLTRMLLAEFGQEGGRDRGPDGRPTAVSHALDALYAIRPVQLARFARLAFEAPGDEVAESIIRDAANALVHTLNTVVTSGMRGPIVLGGGTLIRHRTLVDRIAAGYAQDGVSSAVRTVADGVVGAAVLALREAGVTADKVVFDRLTASLATVR; the protein is encoded by the coding sequence ATGCCTGAGCTGCTCGCCGTCGACGCCGGAGGCACCTCGACCCGTAGCGTCGTCGTCACGACGGAGGGACACTGCATCGGTTACGCCCGTGCCGGCAGCGGGAACCCGACCGCCGCCGGACCTGACCACGCGGCCGCGTCGGTGGCGGCGAGCGCCACCGCCGCAATCGCGGCCGCCGGGGTGCCAGCCGAGAAAATCGCTGGGGCCGTGCTCGCCGTGGCCGGCGTGAGCCCGCAGATCGGCGTCAGGGCGTTCAGCGCTGCACTGAAGGCACGGGGCATCATCGCGACTCCCGTCTTCGAATCGGACCTGCTGGCCACCTTCTTTTCCGGCACGTACCGGGATGCCGGCTACGCGCTCGTCGCCGGCACAGGCGCGGCAGCCGTCCGGGTCGAGCGCGGCAGCATAGTCGCTACCGCCGACGGGCTCGGCTGGCTGCTCGGTGACAGCGGCTCTGGCTTCTACATCGGACATCGCGTGGCCCGGGCGGCAATGGCGGACCTGGACAACCGCGGTCCGGCCACCGATCTCACCCGGATGCTGCTGGCAGAGTTCGGCCAGGAGGGCGGCCGCGACCGGGGCCCGGACGGCCGGCCGACGGCCGTCTCGCACGCGCTCGATGCCCTGTACGCGATCCGTCCGGTACAACTCGCGAGGTTCGCACGCCTGGCCTTCGAGGCACCGGGTGACGAAGTCGCCGAATCGATCATCCGCGATGCGGCCAACGCACTGGTGCACACCCTCAACACGGTCGTCACCTCGGGCATGAGGGGCCCGATCGTGCTCGGCGGCGGCACGCTCATCCGGCATCGCACGCTGGTCGACCGGATCGCCGCCGGGTACGCGCAGGACGGCGTCTCGTCGGCGGTCCGCACCGTCGCCGACGGAGTTGTCGGCGCGGCCGTGCTCGCTCTCCGGGAGGCAGGAGTGACCGCCGACAAGGTGGTCTTCGACCGACTCACCGCGTCACTCGCGACCGTGCGCTGA
- the ngcE gene encoding N-acetylglucosamine/diacetylchitobiose ABC transporter substrate-binding protein gives MSSARNPINRRLFLRGALATSLIPIAGAAASCASPGGDSTDTSNTGAKSAENPFGLAANAQIEAVVFNGGYGYDYVTFAGGLAQAKHEGLKVKVLPSTEIAQELQPRFVGGNPPDLINNGGAGNIAMTTVIDQLATLDDVLEATGYDGAKIADSLYPGVKLPGTFNGKFLALNYVMTVFSLWYSASLFEENGWTPPKTWAEAKELGAKAKAKGKYLFVFGKEASNYYQWTAIDSAIKESGHEVRLALENLEPNAWSHPALRGVLTEIYDIVRAGYIVPGGAGTQFTAAQARWSNDQQALMYSSGGWIENEMKKATKQGFRMTGVPVPTLTTSPALPFETIRAAAGEPFIVPNRGKSVAGGKEILRAMLSKEAAANFAKTRLAPTVVKGTVPADGYGSSALVSQATMLEQAGENMFSFVSESYYGLGPDQIVLWNSFLSGGLNVAEMVKGLQAISDKIANNSSVEKIKIS, from the coding sequence ATGTCTTCCGCACGGAACCCAATCAACCGCCGCCTGTTCCTGCGGGGTGCGCTGGCCACGTCGCTGATTCCCATCGCCGGTGCGGCGGCCTCGTGCGCCTCGCCGGGCGGGGACTCCACGGACACGTCGAACACCGGCGCCAAGAGTGCCGAGAACCCCTTCGGGCTCGCCGCGAACGCGCAGATCGAGGCGGTCGTCTTCAACGGCGGCTACGGTTATGACTACGTGACGTTCGCGGGCGGCCTGGCCCAGGCGAAACACGAGGGTCTCAAGGTCAAGGTGCTCCCGTCGACGGAGATCGCCCAGGAGCTTCAGCCCAGGTTCGTGGGCGGTAACCCGCCTGATCTGATCAACAACGGCGGGGCGGGCAACATCGCCATGACCACGGTCATCGACCAGCTTGCGACCCTCGACGACGTCCTGGAGGCGACTGGCTACGACGGCGCGAAAATAGCGGACAGCCTCTACCCGGGTGTCAAGCTGCCGGGCACCTTCAACGGCAAGTTCCTCGCCCTGAACTACGTGATGACGGTCTTCTCGCTGTGGTACTCGGCCTCGCTCTTCGAGGAGAACGGCTGGACCCCGCCGAAGACCTGGGCCGAGGCGAAGGAACTCGGCGCGAAGGCCAAGGCGAAGGGGAAGTACCTGTTCGTCTTCGGTAAGGAGGCGTCGAACTACTACCAGTGGACGGCGATCGACTCTGCGATCAAGGAGAGCGGGCACGAGGTACGCCTGGCCTTGGAGAACCTGGAGCCGAACGCCTGGTCGCATCCGGCGCTCCGGGGCGTCCTCACGGAAATCTACGACATCGTGCGGGCCGGTTACATTGTTCCCGGCGGCGCCGGTACCCAGTTCACCGCCGCGCAGGCGAGGTGGAGCAACGACCAGCAGGCGCTGATGTACAGCTCGGGAGGCTGGATCGAGAACGAAATGAAGAAGGCCACCAAACAGGGCTTCCGTATGACGGGGGTGCCGGTGCCGACGCTGACGACCAGCCCCGCACTTCCGTTCGAGACGATCCGCGCCGCCGCGGGCGAACCGTTCATCGTGCCGAACAGGGGCAAGAGCGTGGCCGGCGGCAAGGAGATCTTGCGCGCGATGCTCTCGAAGGAGGCCGCCGCCAACTTCGCCAAGACCCGGCTGGCGCCGACGGTCGTCAAGGGGACTGTCCCGGCCGACGGCTACGGGTCGAGCGCTCTGGTTTCCCAGGCCACGATGCTCGAGCAGGCCGGCGAGAACATGTTCAGCTTCGTCTCGGAAAGTTACTACGGGTTGGGACCGGACCAGATAGTCCTGTGGAATTCGTTCCTCTCCGGCGGGCTGAACGTCGCGGAAATGGTCAAGGGCCTCCAGGCCATCAGCGACAAGATCGCGAACAACTCTTCCGTCGAGAAGATCAAGATCAGCTGA
- a CDS encoding glucose 1-dehydrogenase — translation MTGVLHGRSALVTGASRGIGRGIALGLAAAGADVAVNYHVPARPEFGRDNAGDATAVTDEIAALGRRALAIEADVSDGVAVQRMVDQVVTEFGRLDILVNSAGICPFHDFLTMPEALWDRVHEVNLKGAFLCSQAAARAMAAAGRGGRIIGISSISALVGGGQQAHYTPTKAGMHSLMQSMAIALGPHGITCNSIMPGAIATDINRDDWSDPDKRAYLDQRIPLGRFGEPDDIAGPAVFLASDAARYVTGASLLVDGGLFVNLQ, via the coding sequence ATGACTGGTGTTCTCCACGGCAGGTCGGCATTGGTGACCGGGGCGTCGCGCGGCATCGGACGAGGCATCGCGCTCGGCCTGGCCGCAGCAGGGGCGGATGTCGCCGTCAACTATCATGTTCCGGCCAGGCCGGAGTTCGGGCGCGACAACGCCGGCGACGCCACGGCAGTCACCGATGAGATCGCCGCGCTCGGCCGGCGAGCTCTGGCTATCGAGGCCGACGTTTCCGACGGCGTCGCCGTGCAGCGCATGGTCGACCAGGTGGTGACTGAGTTCGGCCGGCTGGACATCCTGGTCAACAGTGCCGGGATCTGTCCGTTCCACGACTTTCTGACGATGCCGGAAGCTCTGTGGGACCGGGTGCACGAGGTCAACCTCAAGGGCGCTTTCCTCTGCTCCCAGGCGGCTGCGCGAGCAATGGCCGCGGCCGGACGCGGAGGCCGGATCATCGGTATCAGCTCAATCAGCGCGTTGGTGGGCGGTGGCCAACAGGCGCACTACACGCCCACCAAGGCCGGCATGCACTCGCTCATGCAATCGATGGCGATCGCGCTGGGCCCCCACGGCATCACGTGCAACTCAATCATGCCCGGGGCCATCGCAACCGACATCAACCGCGACGATTGGAGCGACCCCGACAAGCGCGCATACCTGGATCAGCGGATCCCGCTGGGCCGCTTCGGCGAGCCCGACGACATCGCCGGGCCGGCGGTCTTTCTCGCATCCGACGCCGCCCGCTACGTGACCGGCGCCAGCCTGCTTGTCGACGGTGGCCTCTTCGTCAATCTCCAGTAG
- a CDS encoding IS3 family transposase translates to MSAVACRALGVSGSWFYKWRDRPPARRGDRRARLAAAVGKVFDESGGTCGSPRIGIELREQGWQVSDNTIA, encoded by the coding sequence ATGAGCGCGGTGGCCTGCCGTGCGTTGGGGGTGTCCGGGTCATGGTTCTACAAGTGGCGTGACCGTCCGCCGGCCCGCCGCGGCGACCGACGTGCCCGGCTGGCGGCCGCGGTCGGGAAGGTCTTCGACGAGTCGGGCGGCACCTGTGGCAGCCCGCGTATCGGGATCGAGCTGCGCGAGCAGGGTTGGCAGGTCTCCGACAACACGATCGCGTAG
- a CDS encoding MurR/RpiR family transcriptional regulator produces MDATPTHTAAGFGLGSRIRAQLAHMSQSMAKIGQLLLDNPELPLQLSITELAERAGTSAATVTRFCRLIGYGGYPPLRVGAAADLGRSSALDAWDQVIGYTFGPAQSPAEVLRTLLNVHVGALQATADLVDLALLHRVAATLASSRHVDIYGIGGSGLVAAGMHARLYQIGINAHAWTEVHVGLTSAALLGEGAVAIGVSNTGRTSETVEMLALAGARGAFTVAMTSNPSSPLAVAADVHIQSYAPGEYLQPGAFAAQHAQLFVFDLLYLMVAQQNYERTTSTLAQTTAAVANHCDTQPRPPRVTRGTTASPTDGTPL; encoded by the coding sequence GTGGATGCAACCCCAACCCACACGGCCGCCGGGTTCGGCCTCGGCAGCCGCATCCGGGCGCAGTTGGCACACATGTCACAGTCCATGGCCAAGATCGGTCAACTCCTCTTGGACAACCCTGAACTGCCGCTCCAGCTGTCGATCACCGAGCTCGCGGAGCGAGCGGGCACCTCGGCCGCGACGGTGACCCGCTTCTGCCGGCTGATCGGCTACGGCGGCTATCCTCCACTGCGGGTTGGCGCGGCTGCCGACCTCGGGCGGTCGAGCGCGCTCGATGCCTGGGATCAGGTGATCGGGTACACCTTCGGACCGGCACAGAGCCCCGCCGAGGTATTGCGGACGCTGCTCAACGTGCACGTCGGCGCGTTGCAGGCCACCGCCGATCTGGTCGACCTCGCCCTCCTCCATCGGGTCGCTGCCACCCTCGCGTCCAGCCGGCACGTGGACATCTACGGCATCGGCGGCAGCGGGCTCGTCGCCGCCGGTATGCACGCACGCCTGTACCAGATCGGAATCAACGCGCATGCGTGGACCGAGGTGCACGTCGGCCTCACCAGTGCGGCGTTGCTCGGGGAGGGCGCCGTGGCGATCGGCGTCTCCAACACCGGTCGCACCAGCGAGACGGTGGAGATGCTGGCGCTCGCGGGCGCGCGGGGCGCGTTCACCGTGGCCATGACGAGCAACCCCAGTTCGCCCCTTGCCGTGGCCGCCGATGTGCACATCCAGAGCTACGCGCCCGGCGAGTACCTCCAACCGGGGGCCTTCGCGGCGCAGCACGCCCAGCTGTTCGTGTTCGACCTTCTCTACCTGATGGTCGCGCAGCAGAACTACGAGCGCACCACGAGCACTCTCGCGCAGACCACCGCAGCCGTCGCCAACCATTGCGACACGCAACCCAGGCCACCGCGCGTCACACGCGGCACGACCGCTTCCCCGACGGACGGAACCCCTCTCTGA
- a CDS encoding alcohol dehydrogenase catalytic domain-containing protein, which produces MQERSDPVPGPHDVLLRITATGICGSDLHGYTGENGRRHPGQVMGHETVGRVVALGSSVPADLGLVPGVVATVNPVIGCGSCAECVAGTHQRCARRQVIGVDPVLPSAFAELMVAPAGNVVSLPDSLPEEFGALVEPLAVGYHAAVRGEVTPADRVLVIGGGPIGQACALAARRLGAHCVVVTDFNPSRRRLVGRLGFAAVDTTVGDPSERAIVLLGGPATVVLDAVGTTASIEAAFAASSLGARIVLVGMNAPQLSVSGYALSTYERTVIGSFCYTAAEFRETAEWVAAGPAGLVHLIERRVSLAEAPRAFAELATGDLDASKVLVLCATGGKPA; this is translated from the coding sequence GTGCAGGAGCGGTCCGATCCCGTGCCCGGCCCACACGATGTGTTGCTGCGGATCACCGCGACCGGCATCTGCGGCTCGGATCTGCACGGCTACACCGGTGAGAACGGACGTCGCCACCCGGGGCAGGTCATGGGACACGAAACGGTAGGCCGAGTCGTCGCGCTGGGTTCCAGCGTGCCGGCGGACCTGGGATTGGTGCCCGGTGTGGTCGCCACGGTGAATCCGGTCATCGGATGCGGCAGCTGTGCAGAGTGCGTCGCCGGCACCCATCAGCGGTGTGCGCGTCGGCAGGTCATCGGCGTCGACCCGGTGCTGCCGTCGGCGTTCGCCGAGCTGATGGTCGCGCCGGCCGGCAACGTCGTGTCGCTGCCCGACAGCCTCCCAGAGGAGTTCGGTGCCTTGGTCGAGCCGCTCGCGGTCGGATACCACGCCGCCGTACGCGGGGAGGTGACCCCGGCCGACCGCGTTCTGGTGATCGGCGGTGGCCCGATTGGACAGGCGTGCGCGCTTGCCGCCCGCAGACTCGGCGCGCACTGCGTCGTCGTGACCGACTTCAACCCGAGCCGGCGTCGGCTGGTTGGCCGGCTGGGCTTCGCCGCGGTCGATACGACCGTCGGTGACCCGTCGGAACGGGCCATAGTGCTGCTCGGTGGTCCTGCCACCGTGGTGCTCGACGCCGTCGGTACCACCGCCAGCATTGAGGCGGCGTTCGCCGCGTCCTCGCTCGGTGCCCGGATCGTCCTGGTCGGGATGAACGCCCCGCAGTTGTCGGTGAGTGGGTATGCGCTCAGCACCTACGAGCGTACCGTGATTGGCAGCTTCTGCTACACCGCCGCGGAGTTCCGCGAGACTGCGGAGTGGGTCGCCGCCGGGCCGGCTGGCCTGGTACATCTGATTGAGCGGCGGGTCAGTCTGGCCGAGGCGCCGCGGGCCTTCGCCGAGCTTGCCACCGGCGATCTGGATGCCAGCAAGGTGCTCGTGCTCTGCGCCACCGGTGGTAAGCCGGCATGA
- a CDS encoding SIS domain-containing protein, translating into MTTLFSDFGMQVSSRLRAIDEDARSGGLARAIEVIADAIEGDGVLHAFGTGHSEAFAMEIAGRAGGFIPSHAIALRDLVLLGGRGDASILVGAQLERDESIVDELYDLYEIHPADAFLIASNSGVNGSVVGLALRAKTEGHPVIAVTSLEHSNAVQPKHPSGKRLSEVADVVLDNRAPYGDATLDLGDGLGAGPVSSITAAYIAQLLTIGAAERIRAAGHLPPLYISANIPGGDEHNDALERRYGARIKPTGAPQPAAARSVRGLGRHGHTTANNSDPGRQTSRIER; encoded by the coding sequence ATGACAACGCTTTTTTCCGACTTCGGCATGCAGGTCTCCAGCCGGCTCCGCGCGATCGACGAGGATGCCCGCTCGGGCGGACTGGCCAGGGCGATCGAGGTGATAGCCGATGCGATCGAAGGCGACGGCGTGCTGCACGCCTTCGGCACCGGTCACTCCGAGGCATTTGCGATGGAGATCGCGGGCCGGGCCGGTGGATTCATTCCGAGCCATGCCATCGCGCTGCGGGACCTGGTCCTGCTCGGCGGGCGCGGGGATGCCTCCATCCTCGTCGGTGCCCAGCTGGAGCGCGACGAGAGCATCGTGGACGAGCTCTACGACCTGTACGAGATACATCCGGCCGACGCGTTTCTCATCGCCTCGAACTCGGGTGTGAACGGCTCGGTCGTCGGGCTTGCCTTACGGGCCAAGACCGAGGGGCATCCGGTGATCGCCGTGACCAGCCTCGAACACAGCAACGCGGTCCAGCCCAAGCACCCTAGCGGTAAACGACTTTCCGAGGTCGCGGACGTCGTCCTCGACAATCGTGCCCCGTACGGAGACGCCACCCTCGACCTCGGTGACGGGCTCGGGGCCGGGCCGGTGTCGTCGATCACCGCGGCCTACATCGCGCAGTTGCTGACGATCGGTGCGGCCGAGCGCATCCGGGCCGCCGGTCACCTGCCGCCGTTGTACATCTCGGCCAACATCCCGGGCGGTGACGAGCACAACGACGCCTTGGAGCGGCGCTACGGAGCCCGTATCAAGCCGACAGGGGCTCCTCAGCCAGCGGCCGCGAGGTCCGTCCGCGGGCTGGGCCGTCACGGCCACACGACCGCAAACAACTCAGACCCAGGCCGGCAGACAAGCCGAATAGAGAGGTAG
- a CDS encoding sugar ABC transporter permease: protein MSTTILSGRPNARRRRTLTFDRLSFMVVFLVFPLTLFVIFVLSPFAQALYFAMTDWAGFSPDMRFIGLANFTKLLDDDAFLRSVLNNVLLAIVVPAVTITLALAIASVVTVGGSSTGSVRGLRGSGFYRVVSFFPYTVPAIAVGLIWAQVYDPSRGLLNGFLARIGLDSFEDFPWLGNAAAAMPASMFVIIWSFVGFYTVLFVAAIKGVPAETYEAARLDGAGRFRTVLSITVPQIRDNVRTAYIYIGIIALDAFVYMQALNPTGGPDYSTLTMSQEIYITAFRKGQFGYATAMGVVLAAVTLVFAGIVFLVDRLTRTRDDGEPA, encoded by the coding sequence ATGAGTACGACGATACTCAGCGGCCGCCCGAACGCCAGGCGCCGCCGCACACTCACCTTCGACAGGTTGAGTTTCATGGTGGTGTTCCTGGTGTTTCCGCTGACCCTTTTCGTGATCTTCGTCCTGTCACCCTTCGCCCAGGCGCTGTACTTCGCTATGACGGACTGGGCCGGCTTCTCGCCGGACATGCGGTTCATCGGCTTGGCGAACTTCACTAAGCTCCTCGACGACGATGCCTTCCTGCGCTCAGTGCTGAACAACGTGCTGCTCGCCATCGTGGTGCCGGCCGTGACGATCACGCTCGCGCTGGCAATCGCGAGCGTGGTGACGGTCGGCGGGTCGAGCACGGGCAGTGTCCGCGGCCTTCGTGGGTCCGGGTTCTACCGGGTCGTCTCGTTCTTCCCATACACGGTGCCAGCCATCGCTGTCGGACTGATCTGGGCTCAGGTCTACGATCCGTCCCGGGGCCTGCTTAACGGCTTCCTCGCCAGGATCGGCCTCGACAGCTTCGAGGACTTTCCATGGCTTGGCAATGCCGCCGCCGCCATGCCCGCCTCGATGTTCGTCATCATCTGGAGCTTTGTCGGCTTCTACACCGTGCTTTTTGTGGCGGCTATCAAGGGTGTCCCGGCGGAGACGTACGAGGCCGCCCGCCTGGACGGCGCCGGCCGGTTCCGGACCGTGCTGTCGATCACCGTTCCGCAAATCCGGGACAACGTGCGGACCGCGTACATCTACATCGGCATCATCGCCCTCGACGCGTTCGTCTACATGCAGGCGCTGAATCCGACCGGTGGGCCCGACTACTCCACGTTGACGATGAGCCAGGAGATCTACATCACCGCCTTCCGGAAGGGCCAGTTCGGATACGCGACCGCGATGGGCGTCGTGCTCGCGGCGGTCACCCTGGTCTTCGCCGGTATCGTGTTTCTGGTCGATCGCCTGACCAGGACGCGCGACGACGGCGAGCCGGCATGA
- a CDS encoding DDE-type integrase/transposase/recombinase, whose translation MAAQVRRRRRGLTRQGTRPAAPDLVKRAFTAPAPDIAWCGDMTEIRTDEGKLYLATVIDLYSRRILGYAMDHRHDAGLVVAEATFSTTKVEYVHRRHFRTRAEARLKIATWITAPPALRLRPALLHRLRTTRDRAVEAQAG comes from the coding sequence ATGGCCGCCCAGGTCAGGCGTCGCCGCCGGGGCCTGACTCGCCAGGGCACGCGTCCGGCCGCGCCGGATCTGGTCAAGCGGGCGTTCACCGCGCCGGCGCCGGACATCGCCTGGTGCGGGGACATGACCGAGATCCGCACCGACGAGGGCAAGCTCTACCTCGCGACGGTCATCGACCTGTACTCACGTCGGATTCTCGGCTACGCGATGGACCACCGGCACGACGCCGGGCTGGTCGTCGCCGAGGCCACCTTCTCCACCACCAAGGTCGAGTACGTCCACCGCCGTCACTTCCGCACCCGCGCCGAAGCAAGACTGAAGATCGCCACCTGGATCACGGCGCCGCCGGCACTCCGTCTGCGACCGGCGCTCCTCCATCGACTACGAACGACCAGAGACCGCGCCGTGGAGGCCCAGGCCGGTTGA